In a single window of the Natronorubrum halophilum genome:
- a CDS encoding inositol monophosphatase family protein — protein MSERNGDARRASVAVRAATAGADVADESFRTDLEVEYKDGKTDVVTQVDRDAQTTVIEVIEEAFPADPIVGEEDDALKQVPETGPAWIVDPIDGTNNFVNESRAFATAVAAVRDGEPVGAATVCPALSDTYRVGPEGAFRNEEPLSVSDCGDPEAATVCPTFWWDFDDREQYAGATRAIVERFGDMRRFGCAQLELAMVAAGTLEGTMTNLRANSWDTVAGVQLVREAGGTVTDLEGNRWRHDSTGLVASNGEIHEELRAATREAQFTGE, from the coding sequence ATGAGCGAACGCAACGGGGACGCTCGCCGGGCGAGCGTCGCGGTCCGCGCGGCTACCGCGGGTGCAGACGTCGCCGACGAGTCGTTTCGAACCGATCTCGAGGTCGAGTACAAGGACGGGAAGACGGACGTCGTGACGCAGGTCGACCGAGACGCCCAGACGACGGTTATCGAGGTCATCGAGGAGGCGTTTCCGGCGGATCCGATCGTCGGCGAGGAGGACGATGCGCTGAAGCAGGTTCCGGAGACGGGGCCGGCCTGGATCGTCGATCCCATCGACGGAACGAACAACTTCGTCAACGAGAGTCGCGCCTTCGCGACGGCCGTCGCCGCAGTCCGCGACGGCGAGCCGGTCGGCGCGGCGACCGTCTGTCCCGCCCTGTCGGACACGTATCGCGTCGGCCCCGAGGGGGCGTTTCGAAACGAGGAACCGCTTTCGGTCAGCGACTGCGGCGACCCCGAGGCCGCAACCGTCTGTCCCACGTTCTGGTGGGACTTCGACGACCGTGAGCAGTACGCCGGGGCGACGCGAGCCATCGTCGAGCGCTTCGGCGACATGCGTCGCTTTGGCTGCGCCCAACTCGAGTTAGCGATGGTCGCGGCGGGGACGCTCGAGGGGACGATGACCAACCTGCGGGCGAATTCGTGGGATACCGTCGCCGGCGTCCAGCTGGTCCGCGAGGCCGGCGGGACCGTCACCGACCTCGAGGGGAACCGCTGGCGACACGACAGCACCGGGCTGGTGGCCTCGAACGGTGAGATCCACGAGGAACTGCGTGCGGCAACGCGGGAGGCCCAGTTCACTGGCGAGTAA
- a CDS encoding DUF63 family protein — translation MDEYIERYGAERIWAATVVLLAVGVTLAALVFPQRVYVDIIWQYFWGPVVADAHGWSCIAWAGGEQVHCNNAPADAGPTAAPGYTLVSYSGYIPTLILFVIGILFVIRRLEIERYRAGFFALFPFMLFGGALRTVEDANVAAYRETGELAIQLPWSGFMISPLIYFTVAFIAFVAVAGSVYLERNGYVSGYEYPLVTIGATALAVTLGWLGYLAATTEYVSFHPLIATIVLTAATVSTAIIWIGITRFAPDLNRGTGLMGIIIIWAHAIDGFANQLMLDWSHVWNLGYSPKHPVNEAIVNVTGSFLPASITEITGSAWPFALVKLAAPVFIIWVFNEEIFEENPRFAIVMMITVVAVGLGPGSRDMLRATFGI, via the coding sequence ATGGACGAGTATATCGAACGGTACGGGGCCGAACGGATCTGGGCCGCGACCGTTGTCCTCCTCGCCGTCGGTGTGACACTCGCCGCCTTGGTGTTCCCACAGCGCGTGTACGTCGACATCATCTGGCAGTACTTTTGGGGACCGGTGGTTGCTGACGCTCACGGATGGAGCTGTATCGCGTGGGCGGGTGGCGAACAGGTACACTGTAACAACGCGCCCGCGGACGCCGGACCGACCGCCGCGCCGGGATACACGCTCGTCTCGTATTCGGGATACATCCCGACGCTTATCCTGTTCGTGATCGGGATCCTGTTCGTGATTCGCCGCCTCGAGATCGAACGCTACCGCGCGGGCTTTTTCGCCCTGTTCCCGTTCATGCTCTTCGGCGGTGCCCTCCGAACCGTCGAGGACGCGAACGTCGCCGCCTACCGCGAGACGGGCGAACTCGCGATTCAGTTGCCGTGGTCGGGGTTCATGATCAGTCCGTTGATCTACTTCACCGTGGCCTTCATCGCGTTCGTCGCGGTCGCCGGCTCCGTCTACCTCGAGCGAAACGGGTACGTCTCGGGCTATGAGTATCCCCTCGTCACGATCGGTGCAACCGCGCTCGCCGTCACGCTCGGTTGGCTCGGCTATCTCGCCGCGACGACGGAGTACGTCTCGTTTCACCCGTTGATCGCGACCATCGTCCTCACGGCCGCGACCGTCTCGACGGCCATCATCTGGATCGGGATCACGCGGTTCGCCCCCGATCTGAACCGCGGTACCGGATTGATGGGGATCATCATCATCTGGGCCCACGCGATCGACGGGTTCGCGAACCAGCTCATGCTCGACTGGTCGCACGTCTGGAACCTCGGCTACAGTCCGAAACATCCGGTCAACGAGGCGATCGTCAACGTGACGGGGTCGTTTCTTCCCGCAAGCATCACCGAGATTACCGGTTCTGCGTGGCCGTTCGCGCTCGTGAAACTCGCCGCTCCCGTGTTCATCATCTGGGTGTTCAACGAGGAGATATTCGAGGAGAACCCCCGGTTTGCGATCGTGATGATGATCACCGTCGTCGCCGTCGGACTCGGTCCGGGAAGTCGCGATATGCTCAGGGCGACGTTCGGCAT